DNA sequence from the Bradyrhizobium sp. CIAT3101 genome:
CTGCCGTCGCCGTCTCGAAAATCTGGCGCCAGGCGTGCGGCAGCAGGCACGCAGTGACGATGATGCCGCCCTTGGCGCCCGCCGCGAGATGCAGCGGGAACAGGCTGTCCTCGCCGCTCAGCACCGCAAAGCTCTCGTCGACACCGGCCACGACCTGGAGGAAATGGTACATGTCGAGATTACAGGCTTTCATGCCGATGATGTTGGGATGCCTGGACAGCTCATGCAGGATCTTGGGTTCGATCGCGATCCGGGTGCGGTAGGGAATCTCGTAGATCAGGACGGGCACGGGCGAGGCATCGGCATAGCGCAGGAAATAATCGCGAATGCCGACCTGAGTCGGATTGGTGTAATATGGCGTAAGTACCAGCAGGCCGTCCACGCCCTCGGCCGCAAATTCCCTGCCCGCCTGCAAGGCGTCGTGGAAGCCCGTGTCGAGCACGCCGGCGATGACCGGCCCCTTGCCCGCCATCGCCTTCACCGACAGCCCGGCCATCTTGATGCGCTCGGCGCGTGCGACCGCGCCGTACTCGCCGGTGCCGCCAAGCGGCACGACACCATCGATGCCCTGCTTGTTGAGCCAGGCGAACATGGCCGCGACCGCGCCGGCATCGATGGTGTCGTCGGCGTTGACGGGGGTCGGAATGGCCGGGAACAGGCCGCGGAGACGATTGGCAGTGAGCATGGTGTGAGCCCTTGGTTGGAATGCGGAGAGGCTATCTCGCGGCGGCACGCCGGCGCAGGCGTTCGGCAACGAAGATCAGGAGCCCCATGAAAACGAACAGACAGGTCGAGACAGCGGCGATCGCGGGCGAGACCTGGAGCGTCACCTCGTCCCAGAACTGCTTTGGCAGCGTCGCGTTCAGGCCGCCTGTCGCAAACAGCGCGATGGTGAGCTCGTCGAACGAGGTCGCGAAGGCGAACAGGAACGACGACATCATGCCCGCGGCGAGGATCGGGAAGGTGACGTAACGCAGCGTCGCGATCGGGCGTGCCCCGAGGCTCTGCGCGGCATGGTCGAGCCGCGCGTCGTAGTTGCGCAGCACCGCCATCATGGTCATCACCACATAGGGGACCGCCACGACGGTGTGCCCGAGAATGAGGCCGACGGCGCTGCCGACGAGGCCCATGCGCGCGAAGACATAGAACAAGCCGACCGCGATGATCATGCGCGGCACCACGATCGGCGACAGGATGAAGGCGAGCCACGCCGCCTTGCCGGGGATTTCGCTGCGCACCAGCAGGAACGCGGCCGGCGTGCCGATCAGCATGGCGAGCAATCCCGTGCCGACGCCGACCATCAACGAACGCAGCAGCGCCTGGGTCCAGACCGGCGAGTTCAGCACGGTCTCATACCAATGCAGCGTGAAGCCCTGCGGTGGCCAGTTGAGGCCGCCGCTGCCGAACGACAGCGGGATCATCAGCAGGGTCGGTGCGCTGATGATGAGCAGCATGGTCCAGACGAAAGCCCGCAAGCCGAGGCCGGCCTGATCGGGATTGCGGTCGCGACGGCGTGACGGCATCATCAGGATGATGCGGTCGGAAATCACACCGAGCAAATTGAGGAGCGCATCGCCGGCCTTCTGAAGCGGGCCCGACAAAGGCGACGGTGCCGCATTGCGCGGTGCGGATGCGCCGGTCATGGTCGACAGACCGAGAAGCCTGTCATAGGCGGCAAAGACGACGAGGACCACGACCAGCAGCAGCACCGATATCGCACCCGCAAAACCCCAGTTCATGGTCTGCTGGACCTGGTCGATGATGAGCTGCGTGATCATGGTCTCGCGACGGCCGCCGAGCAGCGCGGGCACGATGAAGAAGCCGATCGCGGTGACGAACACCATGATCCCCGCGGCGGCGACGCCCGGCAGCGACAGCGGAAAATAAATCTTCCAGAACGCCATGCCCGGCCGCGCCCCGAGGGTTGCGGCCGCGCGCGGCAAGGTACGATCGATGTTCTCCATCACCGAGAGCATGGTCAGCACCGCGAGCGGCAATAGCGCATTGACCATGCCGACGAGCACGCTCCCGAAATTGTAGAGCAGGCTCGCTGGGCTCGAAATGATGCCGAGTGAGATCAGCAGCTTGTTGATGACGCCGTTGCGGCCGAGCAGAACGATCCAGGCGAAAGCGCGGACCAGGAAGCTGGTCCAGAACGACAGCAGCACCCAGAATAGCAGCGTCGCCTTGCGCTCCTTGTCGACGATCGAGATCAGATAGGCGATCGGATAACCGGTGACGACGCAGACCAGCGTGGTGACCAGCGAAATCTTCAGCGTGATCAGGAGAACGTCGAGATAAACGGACGAGGCAAAGAGCTGGCGGTATTGCGCCAGCGTGAAGCCGGCATCGCCGTAGATGCTGAGCAGCAGCAGCTGGCCGACGGGATAGATCAGGAACAACACGAGTAGCAGGACCAACGGCGCGCCCATCGCGACCCGCGTCAGGGCCAGATTTCGCTGTATCGCGCGCAGACCGGCCAAGTTCAGATCCCCTTCCCGTCGCAGATCGCAACGGCATCCGCCGCATGCCATCCAAGCGACAGCAACTGCCCGATTTCGTAAGGCGCCGAACCGCTGCGGGTCGGATGCGCGGCGACGAGCTGCGGCAGACCCGCCGTCTCCGGCGCGATATAGAGCCGCGTCAGGCTGCCGCTGATCATCACGTCCACGAGCCGGCCGGAGAGCTGGCCGCCCGCCTCGCCCACCACGAGGTTCTGGGGACGCACCATCACCTTGATCGCCTCCCCCGCAGCGAAACGAGAGCCATTGCCGACCGCGCGCGACGGCGCGGCCTGCGCGGCCAGGACGATGTCGAGCCCATCACCGTCGACGCCGCGCACCGTCGCGCTGAGCAGGTTGGACTCGCCGAGGAAGTCGGCGACGAACACCGAGCGCGGCCGGAAGTAGAGATCCTGGGGCGTTCCGAGCTGCTCGATCGCACCGGCGTTCATCAGGCAGATGCGATCCGACATGGTCATCGCCTCTTCCTGATCATGGGTGACGTAGACGATCGTGGTGCCGAGCTCGCGATGGATGCGCTTGATCTCGAGCTGCATCTGGTCGCGCAACTTCTTGTCGAGCGCGCCGAGCGGTTCGTCCATCAGGATGATCGCCGGACGGTAGACGATGCAGCGCGCCAGCGCGATGCGCTGCTGCTGGCCGCCGGACAGTTCGCGCGGATAACGTTTTGCGACGTGCGCCAACCGCACCGTCTCCAGCGCCTCCGCCGTCCGCCTGCGCGCTTCGGCGTCGGTGACCTTCCGCATCTTCAGGGGAAACGCGATATTCTCCTCGATCGTCATGTGCGGGAACAGCGCGTAGTTCTGGAACACGACGCCGATGTCACGCTCATAGGCCGGGCTGTGGGTGACGTCGGCGTCGTCGATCAGGATCCTCCCCTGATCGGGATGGGCGAGACCCGCGATCAGGCTGAGCAGCGTCGTCTTGCCCGATCCGGACGGACCGAGCAGGGTCAGGAATTCGCCCTTGGCAACATCGAGGCTGGTCGGCGCCAGCGCGACGAAGTCGCCATAGCGCTTGCACAGCTCGTGAATGCGCAGGCTCGACGAAACCATGGGCCGCTCCGATCGGTTTGATCCGGTCAAGCCAGGATCCAGCTGTTGAAGCGCTCGATGACGGCGGCCTGGTTGTCGTACCAGAATTTTGCGTCGATCTTCAGCCCGGCCTTGATGTTGTCAGGATAGCTCGGGCAGCTTTTGGCGACCTCCGGCTTAATGTAGTTGAAGGCCTCCGGCTGCGTGAGGCCGGCGGGGAAATATTCGACCAGCGCAGCCTGGCGCTTCGGATCGGACGCGAACTTGATGAACTCGCGGCAGGCATCGGCGTTCGGCGTGCCGGCGAGGATCGACCAATTGTCGGCGCCCCAGACGCCCTGGTTCCAGACGATCTCGACGGGCGCGCCGGCCGCCTGCGCCGACTGCGCGCGCGACACCCAGGTCGGGAGCATGTCGATTTCGCCCGAGGTCAGCATCTGCTCGACCTGTGCACCGCTGGTCCACCACACCGCGACCTGCGACTTGATCTTGTCGAGCGAAGCGAAGGCCTTGTCGAGATCGCACGGATAGACCTGCGCGGTTGGCGCACCGGCGCCCATCAGTGCTTCCTCGATCGTGTCGAACGGATGCTTGCGCACCGAGCGGCGTGCGGGGAAATCCGCCACGTTCCAGAAATCGGCCCAGGACTGCGGCGCCTTGCGGCCCTTGAAGGCGTCGGTGCGATAGGCGAGCACAGTGGTGTAGACGTTGGTGGCGACGCCGTAGGGCGAGGCGTATTCGGCCGGGATCGACTTGATCACCGGCTCGGATTCGAGGCCGTGCTTCTCCAGATATTGCTTGCCGCCGGTGGTCAGGATCTGGATCGCGGGCCAGGAGATCTTGGCCATGTCCCAGCTGTAGTTCTTGGTATCGACCATGGTCTTGATCTGCGCGACCGGCTCGGCATTGGCCTGCACGCCGACCACCTCGATCCCCGTCGCCTCGGTGAAGGGCCGATAATAAACGGCGCCATAGGCCTTGGTGTAGATGCCGCCATCGTCACGCACGACGATGCGCTTGCCCGCGGCGCGGGACGGCGACCAGACGGACGGTGCGGCGAGCGCGACGGCGCCGGCCCCTGCTCCGAGCAGCAAGCGACGGCGGGAAGTGATGATCTTCGGTGCGTTGGTCATGTCAGTCCCCTCTCTAGCGATGTTGCGATGGTCGGCGACGCGGCGGCCGCCCCGGTCGCCGATGACGGCGGCAGAACGCGACCAGGATTGAAGAGGCCAAGCGGGTCGAATGCCTGTTTGACCGCGCGCATCAAGGCGAGCTCGACAGGCGGCTTGTAGCGGGTCATCTCGCCGGTCAGCGTGCGACCGACGCCGTGCTCGGCGCTGAAGGTGCCGCGCAAGGAGCTGGCGACATCGTTCATGGCGCGACGGATTTTCTGCGCGGTGGCGTCGCGCTCCGGCAGCACATCCCATTCGGCGAAGCTGAAGAAGGGGATGAGATGGATGTTGCCGTCGCCCATGTGGCCGACCACGATGAACGGCAGATCCGGCACGATCGCGCGCACGGCCGCCATCGCCTGGTCGATGAAGGCCGGCACGGTCGAGACCGGAACCGCAGTGTCCGAGGTCAGGCCGACGCCGGCCTTCTTGTTGGCTTCCGACACGCTGTGCCGCACCAGCCACATCGCCTTGCGCTGCGCCTCGCTCGAAGCGACGACGCCGTCGCTGACGAGCCCGGCCTCGAGCGCCTGCTCGAGCACCGTCTGCATCGTGGCGGCGAGCTCTGCGGCATCGCCGGTATCGGACAATTCGACGAGAACGTGCCAGGTGTCGATCTCGGCGACCGGACAGCGCCGGCCCGGCACCTGCTCCAGCACGAGCTGGATCTGCTTCGCATTCATCAGCTCGAAGGCGGACAGCCGTGAATTGCAGGCGGCCTGGAACAGGCCGAGCACCTCGAGCGCCTGTTGCGGACCATCGACTGCGAGCCAGGCGACGGCCTCTGCCGTCGGCAGGGGATGCAATTTCAGCACCGCACCGGTGATGATGCCGAGCGTCCCTTCCGAGCCGATGAAGAGATGCTTGAGGTCGTAGCCGGTGTTGTTCTTGCGCAGCGCGTAGAGGCCGTCCCAGACCGACCCGTCCGGCAGAACGACCTCCAGGCCGAGCACATTATCGCGCGTATTGCCGTAGCGCAGCACGCCGGTGCCGCCGGCATTGGTGCCGATATTGCCGCCGATCTGACACGACCCTTCGGCGCCGAGGCTGACCGGATAGAGCCGGCCTGCGGCGGCAGCGGTCTCCTGAATGGTCGCGAGCACACAGCCGGCATCGACCACCATGGTGTTGTTGACGGGATCGAGCGAACGGATGCGGCGCATGCGCGTCAGCGCGACGATGACCGGCGGCTTGCCCTGCTCCGATGGTGTCGCGCCACCGCACAGGCTGGTGTTGCCGCCCTGCGGCAGCACCGGCGTCTCATGCGCGACACAGAGACGGACGATGGAAGCAACCTGCTCCGTGGTCGAGGGCAGCACCGCACAGAGCGCCGGCGCGTGAAAACGGCCGCGCCAATCTTCGGTCAGGCCAGCGAGATCCTCCTCGCGGGTCAGCACGGCCGTGTCGCCCAGCAACTGCTTGAACGCCTCGATCAATGCCATCTACCGGCCTCCGGAACGGGCCGACCCTGGCCCAAGCGGCTTTCGCAAAGTAATCGCAATACGATTACTTCAATCGGATTATGCTGATCATGAATTCGGCGTGACAGAGAGTCAAGCGGGGGTGCGCGTCGCCGCGCTGCTCTGGCCTCAGCCAGGACGACACCGAGGATGTGGGGCGGGCCTGTTCCAACAAGCACCCTCATCGCGAGCGCAATGACGCCGGGAGGCCGCGTGCGGCAAAGCGCAAAAGAAAAAGGCCGGGATTGCTCCCGGCCTTTCGTCGTTATGAGGCGTTGCTTACTGCAGCGAGGCGCGCTTGGGCGGGGTGGCCGGCCACGACTTGATCAGGGTGTCGTAGTCGATCGTTTCGCCCTTCGGCTTCTCGTTGGCGAGCTTGCGCTGCGGAGCAATC
Encoded proteins:
- a CDS encoding ABC transporter substrate-binding protein is translated as MTNAPKIITSRRRLLLGAGAGAVALAAPSVWSPSRAAGKRIVVRDDGGIYTKAYGAVYYRPFTEATGIEVVGVQANAEPVAQIKTMVDTKNYSWDMAKISWPAIQILTTGGKQYLEKHGLESEPVIKSIPAEYASPYGVATNVYTTVLAYRTDAFKGRKAPQSWADFWNVADFPARRSVRKHPFDTIEEALMGAGAPTAQVYPCDLDKAFASLDKIKSQVAVWWTSGAQVEQMLTSGEIDMLPTWVSRAQSAQAAGAPVEIVWNQGVWGADNWSILAGTPNADACREFIKFASDPKRQAALVEYFPAGLTQPEAFNYIKPEVAKSCPSYPDNIKAGLKIDAKFWYDNQAAVIERFNSWILA
- a CDS encoding FAD-binding oxidoreductase, whose protein sequence is MALIEAFKQLLGDTAVLTREEDLAGLTEDWRGRFHAPALCAVLPSTTEQVASIVRLCVAHETPVLPQGGNTSLCGGATPSEQGKPPVIVALTRMRRIRSLDPVNNTMVVDAGCVLATIQETAAAAGRLYPVSLGAEGSCQIGGNIGTNAGGTGVLRYGNTRDNVLGLEVVLPDGSVWDGLYALRKNNTGYDLKHLFIGSEGTLGIITGAVLKLHPLPTAEAVAWLAVDGPQQALEVLGLFQAACNSRLSAFELMNAKQIQLVLEQVPGRRCPVAEIDTWHVLVELSDTGDAAELAATMQTVLEQALEAGLVSDGVVASSEAQRKAMWLVRHSVSEANKKAGVGLTSDTAVPVSTVPAFIDQAMAAVRAIVPDLPFIVVGHMGDGNIHLIPFFSFAEWDVLPERDATAQKIRRAMNDVASSLRGTFSAEHGVGRTLTGEMTRYKPPVELALMRAVKQAFDPLGLFNPGRVLPPSSATGAAAASPTIATSLERGLT
- a CDS encoding ABC transporter permease subunit is translated as MAGLRAIQRNLALTRVAMGAPLVLLLVLFLIYPVGQLLLLSIYGDAGFTLAQYRQLFASSVYLDVLLITLKISLVTTLVCVVTGYPIAYLISIVDKERKATLLFWVLLSFWTSFLVRAFAWIVLLGRNGVINKLLISLGIISSPASLLYNFGSVLVGMVNALLPLAVLTMLSVMENIDRTLPRAAATLGARPGMAFWKIYFPLSLPGVAAAGIMVFVTAIGFFIVPALLGGRRETMITQLIIDQVQQTMNWGFAGAISVLLLVVVLVVFAAYDRLLGLSTMTGASAPRNAAPSPLSGPLQKAGDALLNLLGVISDRIILMMPSRRRDRNPDQAGLGLRAFVWTMLLIISAPTLLMIPLSFGSGGLNWPPQGFTLHWYETVLNSPVWTQALLRSLMVGVGTGLLAMLIGTPAAFLLVRSEIPGKAAWLAFILSPIVVPRMIIAVGLFYVFARMGLVGSAVGLILGHTVVAVPYVVMTMMAVLRNYDARLDHAAQSLGARPIATLRYVTFPILAAGMMSSFLFAFATSFDELTIALFATGGLNATLPKQFWDEVTLQVSPAIAAVSTCLFVFMGLLIFVAERLRRRAAAR
- a CDS encoding ABC transporter ATP-binding protein is translated as MVSSSLRIHELCKRYGDFVALAPTSLDVAKGEFLTLLGPSGSGKTTLLSLIAGLAHPDQGRILIDDADVTHSPAYERDIGVVFQNYALFPHMTIEENIAFPLKMRKVTDAEARRRTAEALETVRLAHVAKRYPRELSGGQQQRIALARCIVYRPAIILMDEPLGALDKKLRDQMQLEIKRIHRELGTTIVYVTHDQEEAMTMSDRICLMNAGAIEQLGTPQDLYFRPRSVFVADFLGESNLLSATVRGVDGDGLDIVLAAQAAPSRAVGNGSRFAAGEAIKVMVRPQNLVVGEAGGQLSGRLVDVMISGSLTRLYIAPETAGLPQLVAAHPTRSGSAPYEIGQLLSLGWHAADAVAICDGKGI
- a CDS encoding dihydrodipicolinate synthase family protein, which produces MLTANRLRGLFPAIPTPVNADDTIDAGAVAAMFAWLNKQGIDGVVPLGGTGEYGAVARAERIKMAGLSVKAMAGKGPVIAGVLDTGFHDALQAGREFAAEGVDGLLVLTPYYTNPTQVGIRDYFLRYADASPVPVLIYEIPYRTRIAIEPKILHELSRHPNIIGMKACNLDMYHFLQVVAGVDESFAVLSGEDSLFPLHLAAGAKGGIIVTACLLPHAWRQIFETATAGRTAEALSLHRRLIPLMNMAFAETNPGPMKAVMDLVGVEAPRMLAPLVQPAPALVASLRAELGRQLAISEGIG